A single genomic interval of Pelagerythrobacter marensis harbors:
- the era gene encoding GTPase Era translates to MSENATTRCGLVAVIGAPNAGKSTLVNQLVGQKVAITSPKAQTTRARMLGIALGEGADGAATQMILVDTPGIFAPRRRLDRAMVSAAWEGAEAADAILLLVDPVKQRRHELEPLLEALAQRPERKILVLNKVDVAKKEPLLALAQELAGKVEFAEIFFVSALTSDGVRELKTALAGTMPQGDWMYPEDQVSDTSERLLAAEVTREQLYRQLHEELPYDSAVRPELYRTRPDGSLEIHQQIVVARDNQRAIVLGKGGSRIKAIGEAARKELAALLGVRVHLFLHVKVEENWSENREMFEEMGLDWVR, encoded by the coding sequence GTGAGCGAAAATGCAACCACGCGCTGCGGCCTGGTGGCGGTCATCGGCGCGCCCAATGCCGGCAAGTCGACTCTGGTCAATCAGCTCGTGGGGCAAAAGGTCGCGATCACCAGCCCCAAGGCGCAGACGACCCGCGCCCGCATGCTGGGCATCGCACTGGGCGAAGGTGCCGACGGGGCTGCGACCCAGATGATCCTGGTCGACACGCCCGGCATATTCGCGCCCCGCCGGCGCCTCGATCGCGCGATGGTGAGCGCCGCGTGGGAAGGCGCCGAGGCGGCCGATGCGATCCTGCTGCTGGTCGATCCGGTCAAGCAGCGCCGGCACGAGCTGGAGCCGCTTCTGGAAGCCCTGGCGCAGCGCCCGGAGCGCAAGATCCTGGTTCTCAACAAAGTCGACGTCGCGAAGAAGGAACCGCTGCTGGCGCTGGCGCAGGAGCTGGCGGGGAAAGTGGAATTTGCGGAGATCTTCTTCGTCTCGGCGCTGACGAGCGACGGTGTGCGCGAGTTGAAGACCGCGCTGGCCGGGACGATGCCGCAAGGCGACTGGATGTATCCCGAAGATCAGGTGAGCGACACCAGCGAGCGGCTGCTCGCCGCGGAAGTGACCCGCGAGCAGCTTTACCGGCAGCTCCACGAAGAATTGCCGTATGACAGCGCGGTTCGCCCCGAACTCTATCGCACCCGCCCCGACGGCAGCCTCGAAATCCACCAGCAGATCGTGGTTGCGCGCGACAACCAGCGCGCGATCGTGCTCGGCAAGGGCGGCAGCCGGATAAAGGCGATCGGCGAGGCCGCGCGCAAGGAGCTTGCGGCGCTGCTCGGCGTTCGGGTCCACCTCTTCCTTCACGTCAAAGTGGAGGAGAACTGGAGCGAAAACCGCGAGATGTTCGAAGAGATGGGGCTGGATTGGGTTCGCTAG
- the dprA gene encoding DNA-processing protein DprA: protein MSALSQSEAFARIRLLRSPHIGPVSYAQLLARFGNAEAALAALPEIGGQRSQTYRAAPEKAIAREVEAVRNAGARYLFHDQPGYPPLLARIEGAPPIMTFRGDLSIAERPCVAIVGARNASAASSGLARDFAAALAGEGFAIVSGLARGIDGAAHRGALPATIGVIASGIDIAYPPQHAELQEAIAEDGLLFAEQPPGTEPRGSHFPSRNRIIAGLALGTLVVEAAPKSGSLITARLAGEAGREVMAVPGSPLDARSRGCNQLIRDGAVLVQSPDEVMELLKGFDGSTRSAVCEESPVFAFEAEELAEAQPADIGDLLSTVPVAVDEVIRQSGEPPAAVHLALLELEIAGQLQRHAAGRVSLAG from the coding sequence GTGAGCGCGCTCTCGCAGTCGGAGGCGTTCGCCCGGATCAGGCTGCTCCGTTCACCTCATATCGGCCCGGTTTCCTACGCCCAGTTGCTGGCGCGTTTCGGCAATGCGGAGGCGGCTCTGGCGGCCTTGCCCGAAATCGGCGGGCAGCGCAGCCAGACCTACCGCGCCGCCCCCGAAAAGGCGATCGCGCGCGAGGTCGAGGCCGTTCGCAATGCCGGCGCGCGATACCTCTTCCACGACCAGCCGGGTTATCCGCCCTTGCTTGCCCGGATCGAAGGCGCGCCGCCGATCATGACATTCCGCGGCGACCTCTCGATTGCGGAGCGGCCCTGTGTCGCGATCGTCGGCGCGCGCAACGCCTCGGCCGCCTCGTCCGGGCTGGCTCGCGACTTTGCCGCCGCGCTGGCCGGGGAAGGCTTCGCGATCGTTTCGGGGCTTGCTCGCGGGATCGACGGTGCCGCACACAGGGGGGCGCTGCCGGCGACGATCGGAGTGATCGCCAGCGGGATCGACATCGCCTATCCACCCCAGCACGCCGAGCTTCAGGAAGCGATCGCGGAAGACGGCCTGCTGTTCGCCGAACAGCCTCCTGGAACCGAACCGAGAGGAAGCCATTTCCCCAGCCGCAATCGCATAATCGCCGGCCTGGCGCTCGGCACCCTGGTGGTCGAGGCCGCGCCGAAATCGGGTTCGCTGATCACGGCGCGCCTGGCGGGGGAGGCGGGGCGCGAGGTCATGGCCGTTCCCGGCAGCCCGCTCGACGCCCGTTCGCGGGGATGCAATCAGCTGATCCGCGACGGTGCCGTGCTGGTCCAGTCGCCCGACGAAGTGATGGAACTGCTTAAAGGTTTCGACGGCAGCACGCGCTCGGCCGTGTGCGAGGAATCGCCGGTGTTCGCGTTCGAAGCGGAGGAACTGGCGGAAGCACAGCCGGCGGATATCGGCGACCTGCTGTCCACAGTGCCTGTCGCAGTGGACGAAGTGATCCGGCAATCGGGCGAGCCGCCCGCTGCGGTGCATCTGGCCTTGCTCGAGCTGGAAATCGCCGGGCAGTTGCAGCGACATGCTGCCGGGCGGGTGAGCCTGGCGGGATAG
- a CDS encoding DUF4886 domain-containing protein, with product MLRAFAMFAIALLIWVSPAAARDDARTILFIGNSFTQGAGSAVLRYRADSVEDLNEEGVGGVPALFATFAEQAGLRWKVSHELRGGSTLGFHLRERRAVIDAPWDVVVMQQYSVLDPERPGDPTETAHDAPALAAMFTRANPSVDVYLMATWSRADQVYREGGHWYRRPLAAMALDLRAAMDAIQAASPDIDGVIPVGEGWNRAIAHGIADPDPYDGRAFGKIDLWSHDQYHASAAGSYLEALIVFGYVTGIDPRTLGPDERAARDLGIATPVATALQQIAAEQLGRG from the coding sequence ATGTTGCGAGCTTTCGCCATGTTTGCGATTGCCCTGCTGATCTGGGTTTCGCCGGCCGCTGCCAGGGACGATGCGCGCACGATCCTGTTCATCGGCAACAGCTTTACCCAGGGCGCCGGGTCGGCGGTTCTCCGCTACCGCGCCGATAGCGTCGAAGACCTGAACGAAGAGGGCGTCGGCGGCGTGCCCGCGTTGTTCGCGACATTCGCCGAGCAGGCGGGCCTGCGCTGGAAGGTGTCGCACGAACTGCGCGGGGGTTCGACTCTCGGCTTTCACTTGCGCGAACGGCGCGCGGTTATCGATGCGCCCTGGGACGTCGTGGTTATGCAGCAGTATTCGGTGCTCGATCCCGAAAGGCCGGGCGATCCGACCGAGACGGCGCATGACGCACCGGCGCTTGCAGCAATGTTCACCCGCGCCAATCCGTCGGTCGACGTCTATCTGATGGCCACCTGGTCGCGTGCGGACCAGGTCTACCGCGAGGGCGGCCACTGGTATCGCCGGCCGCTGGCCGCGATGGCGCTGGACCTGCGCGCCGCGATGGACGCGATCCAGGCTGCCTCGCCGGATATCGACGGCGTCATTCCGGTGGGCGAAGGCTGGAACAGGGCGATCGCGCACGGCATTGCCGATCCCGATCCCTACGACGGGCGCGCGTTCGGCAAGATCGATCTTTGGAGCCACGATCAATATCATGCGAGCGCCGCAGGATCGTATCTCGAGGCGTTGATCGTGTTCGGATATGTAACCGGGATCGATCCCCGCACGCTGGGGCCGGATGAACGCGCCGCGCGCGATCTGGGCATTGCCACCCCGGTGGCCACCGCGCTGCAGCAAATCGCCGCCGAGCAACTCGGACGGGGCTGA
- the rnc gene encoding ribonuclease III — translation MTALDRETRKWLGSAGFTVDDEALWCEALTHGSTGESRHYQRLEFLGDRVLGLAIAGWLFERTQDDEGKLAQRLNALVSKRACAEVARRLGVPGHVRLGKQARDDGAAESENVLGDVMEALLGANYLAGGFESTCDLVRTFWREQVEGQTGRAKHPKSALQEWAAGNQRRPPEYELLDRSGPDHAARFTVRVRVHNVGEAEATAASKQEAETAAARTFMETFG, via the coding sequence GTGACCGCACTCGATCGCGAAACGCGCAAATGGCTCGGGTCGGCCGGCTTCACAGTGGACGACGAGGCGCTGTGGTGCGAGGCATTGACCCACGGCAGCACCGGGGAATCGCGCCACTACCAGCGGCTGGAATTCCTCGGCGACAGAGTGCTGGGCCTCGCCATCGCCGGCTGGCTGTTCGAACGGACGCAGGACGACGAAGGCAAGCTGGCACAGCGGTTGAACGCACTCGTGAGCAAGCGTGCCTGCGCCGAGGTCGCGCGACGGCTGGGCGTGCCGGGCCATGTTCGCCTGGGCAAACAGGCGCGCGACGACGGGGCGGCCGAGAGCGAGAACGTGCTCGGCGACGTGATGGAGGCCCTGCTCGGCGCCAATTACCTTGCCGGGGGATTCGAATCGACTTGCGACCTCGTGCGAACCTTCTGGCGCGAGCAGGTCGAAGGCCAGACGGGGCGCGCCAAGCATCCCAAGAGCGCGTTGCAGGAATGGGCAGCGGGCAACCAGCGCCGTCCGCCCGAGTACGAATTGCTCGACCGTTCCGGGCCCGATCACGCCGCCCGCTTCACCGTCCGCGTAAGAGTGCACAACGTGGGCGAAGCGGAAGCGACCGCAGCCAGCAAGCAGGAAGCCGAGACCGCGGCCGCCAGAACATTTATGGAGACCTTCGGGTGA
- the topA gene encoding type I DNA topoisomerase — MQLVIVESPAKAKTIEKYLGKDFKVLASYGHVRDLPPKDGSVRPDEDFAMDWELYRDKQSRFKEIADAAKKADRLVLATDPDREGEAISWHVRELLAKRKALPAKVDRVTFNAITKPAVTEAMGRPRELDSDLIDAYLARRALDYLYGFTLSPVLWRRLPGAKSAGRVQSVALRLIVDREREIEAFRAQEYWSVVAKLEQDGTEFDARLVKYDGAKLDKLTLGDEGSALAAKAAVEQGRFTVEEIETRPLTRNPAPPFTTSTLQQEAARKLGFSASHTMRLAQSLYEAGAITYMRTDGVQMDGSAISACRKAIADRYDGHYLPEKPRHYSTKAKNAQEAHEAIRPTDFSRDRAGSGDEGKLYGLIFKRAMASQMAPARLERTTVTLRDGSGRNELRATGQVVKFPGFFAVYQEGFDDRDNDDDDGLLPVMNKGDSPVKKGVEANQHFTQPPPRFSEASLVKRLEELGIGRPSTYASTIQTLRDRNYVRMEKNRFFAEESGRLLTAFLERFFDRYVAYDFTAGMEDELDEVSGGREEWKVLLSQFWRDFKPKTEEVMERKPSEVTQALDEFLSDFLFPPRDDGKDPRTCPLCEQEGREGGRLALRGGRYGAFVACANYPECKYTRRFAQPGADGEAAAEDGVMGKHPETGEDIHRKTGRFGPYVQMGEGKDAKRASIPKDLPDFDLEWAIKLLELPRIVGKHPETGNEIEANIGRYGPYLRHDGKYAKLSSTRDVFDTGMNAAVTLLAEAAQKGGRGRAKAEPIKTLGTHPTSGGEIRVMPGRYGPYVTDGTTNATIPKDVKPEDVTEAQAIELIDARAAKGPAKKKGRKKAPARKTAAKKPSAAKKAKAGS; from the coding sequence ATGCAACTTGTCATCGTCGAATCGCCCGCCAAGGCGAAAACCATCGAGAAATATCTCGGCAAGGACTTCAAGGTTCTCGCTTCGTACGGCCACGTCCGCGATCTGCCGCCGAAGGATGGCAGCGTCCGCCCGGACGAAGACTTCGCGATGGACTGGGAACTCTATCGCGACAAACAGAGCCGGTTCAAGGAAATCGCCGACGCGGCGAAGAAGGCCGACCGCCTCGTGCTCGCAACCGACCCCGACCGCGAGGGGGAGGCGATTTCCTGGCATGTCCGCGAACTGCTGGCCAAGCGCAAGGCATTGCCGGCCAAAGTCGACCGCGTGACTTTCAACGCCATTACCAAACCGGCCGTGACCGAAGCAATGGGCCGCCCGCGCGAGCTGGACAGCGACCTGATCGATGCCTACCTGGCCCGGCGCGCGCTCGATTACCTCTACGGCTTCACGCTGTCCCCGGTGCTCTGGCGCCGCCTCCCCGGGGCCAAGAGTGCCGGACGCGTCCAGTCGGTTGCGCTGCGTCTGATCGTCGATCGTGAACGCGAGATCGAGGCTTTTCGTGCCCAGGAATACTGGTCGGTCGTTGCAAAGCTCGAACAGGACGGGACGGAGTTCGATGCCAGGCTGGTCAAGTACGACGGCGCCAAGCTCGACAAGCTGACGCTGGGCGACGAGGGCAGCGCGCTGGCGGCGAAGGCGGCGGTGGAACAGGGCCGCTTCACGGTCGAAGAGATCGAGACGCGGCCGCTCACTCGCAATCCGGCGCCGCCGTTCACCACCTCTACCCTGCAGCAAGAGGCCGCGCGCAAGCTCGGCTTTTCCGCCAGCCACACGATGCGGCTCGCGCAGTCGCTCTACGAAGCCGGTGCCATCACCTACATGCGGACCGACGGCGTGCAGATGGACGGCAGCGCGATCAGCGCCTGCCGCAAGGCCATCGCCGACCGCTACGACGGGCACTACCTGCCCGAAAAGCCGCGCCATTACAGCACCAAGGCCAAGAATGCCCAGGAGGCGCACGAGGCGATCCGGCCGACCGATTTCAGCCGCGACCGGGCGGGATCGGGCGACGAGGGGAAGCTGTACGGGCTGATCTTCAAGCGGGCGATGGCGAGCCAGATGGCGCCCGCTCGACTGGAGCGCACCACGGTCACGCTGCGCGACGGCAGCGGGCGCAACGAGTTGCGCGCAACCGGGCAGGTGGTGAAATTCCCCGGGTTCTTCGCGGTCTATCAGGAAGGCTTTGACGATCGCGACAACGATGACGACGACGGCCTGCTGCCGGTGATGAACAAGGGTGACAGCCCGGTGAAGAAGGGCGTCGAAGCCAATCAGCACTTCACCCAGCCTCCGCCGCGCTTCTCCGAAGCCTCGCTCGTCAAGCGGCTGGAGGAGCTGGGCATCGGGCGCCCCTCGACATACGCGTCCACGATCCAGACCCTGCGCGATCGCAACTACGTCAGGATGGAGAAAAACCGGTTCTTCGCCGAGGAATCGGGCCGGCTCCTGACTGCATTTCTCGAGCGGTTCTTCGATCGCTACGTCGCATACGACTTCACCGCCGGGATGGAAGACGAGCTGGACGAGGTTTCGGGCGGAAGGGAGGAATGGAAGGTCCTGCTGAGCCAGTTCTGGCGCGACTTCAAACCCAAGACCGAAGAAGTGATGGAGCGCAAGCCGTCGGAAGTTACCCAAGCGCTCGACGAGTTCCTCTCCGATTTCCTCTTCCCGCCGCGCGACGACGGCAAGGATCCGCGGACCTGCCCGCTATGCGAGCAGGAAGGGCGCGAAGGCGGGCGTCTGGCGCTGCGCGGGGGTCGCTATGGCGCGTTCGTCGCCTGCGCCAATTACCCGGAGTGCAAATATACTCGCCGCTTTGCCCAACCGGGCGCCGACGGCGAGGCGGCGGCCGAGGACGGGGTGATGGGCAAGCACCCCGAGACCGGCGAGGATATCCACCGCAAGACCGGCCGCTTCGGACCCTATGTCCAGATGGGCGAGGGCAAGGACGCGAAACGGGCCAGCATTCCCAAGGACTTGCCGGATTTCGACCTCGAATGGGCGATCAAGCTGCTCGAACTGCCGCGCATCGTCGGCAAGCATCCGGAAACCGGCAATGAGATCGAAGCCAATATCGGCCGCTACGGCCCCTATCTTCGCCACGACGGCAAGTATGCCAAGCTGTCATCAACGCGCGACGTCTTCGATACCGGGATGAACGCTGCGGTGACGCTGCTGGCCGAGGCAGCGCAGAAAGGGGGCCGGGGCCGCGCCAAGGCGGAGCCGATCAAGACGCTTGGGACCCACCCCACCTCCGGCGGAGAGATCAGGGTCATGCCCGGCCGTTACGGGCCCTACGTCACCGACGGCACGACCAATGCCACGATCCCGAAGGACGTGAAACCCGAAGACGTGACCGAAGCCCAGGCGATCGAGCTGATCGATGCGCGCGCGGCCAAGGGGCCGGCAAAGAAGAAGGGGCGCAAGAAGGCCCCGGCCAGGAAGACCGCGGCAAAGAAGCCTTCCGCAGCGAAGAAAGCGAAGGCCGGGTCGTGA
- the lepB gene encoding signal peptidase I, with protein sequence MTQTAPAAPKSESPAEDQGETLGSFTWFLIKLALAVLIFRSFVFSPFSIPSESMLPRLMNGDYLIAAKWPYGFSSHSLPFSIPLIPGRILANEPERGDVVIFKHPVDGMDYIKRAIALPGETVELRDGQVLLNGERVRRERIADFVVAVSPNTGCAWGGIRERRMGEGERCRYARFRETLPSGRSYEVLDFGRTPQDDFGPMIVPEGHLFVLGDNRDNSQDSRFPPTPGGGVGLVPQENLVGRATMLMWSTDGSAEWLLPWTWFTAARWHRIGDGL encoded by the coding sequence ATGACACAGACCGCTCCCGCCGCGCCCAAATCCGAATCGCCTGCCGAAGACCAGGGCGAGACTCTCGGCAGTTTCACCTGGTTCCTGATCAAGCTCGCGCTGGCGGTGCTGATCTTCCGCAGCTTCGTCTTCTCGCCGTTCTCGATCCCCAGCGAATCGATGCTGCCCCGGCTGATGAACGGCGATTACCTGATCGCGGCCAAGTGGCCCTACGGCTTTTCCAGCCACTCGCTGCCCTTCTCGATACCGCTGATCCCGGGCCGCATCCTGGCGAACGAACCGGAGCGCGGCGACGTGGTGATCTTCAAGCATCCGGTGGACGGGATGGACTATATCAAGCGCGCGATCGCCCTGCCCGGCGAGACCGTGGAACTGCGCGACGGGCAAGTGCTGCTGAACGGCGAGCGTGTGCGCAGGGAACGGATCGCGGATTTCGTCGTCGCGGTCTCGCCCAACACCGGCTGCGCCTGGGGCGGCATACGCGAGAGGCGCATGGGCGAAGGCGAGCGGTGCCGATATGCGCGGTTTCGCGAAACGCTGCCTTCGGGCCGCAGTTACGAAGTGCTCGACTTCGGGCGCACGCCGCAGGACGATTTCGGCCCCATGATCGTGCCCGAAGGACATCTTTTCGTCCTGGGCGACAATCGCGACAATTCGCAGGACAGCCGTTTTCCGCCGACGCCGGGCGGCGGGGTCGGCCTGGTGCCGCAGGAAAACCTGGTCGGCCGGGCGACCATGCTGATGTGGTCGACCGACGGCAGCGCCGAATGGCTGCTGCCCTGGACCTGGTTCACGGCGGCGCGCTGGCACCGGATCGGAGACGGCCTGTGA
- the pgi gene encoding glucose-6-phosphate isomerase, translated as MSEAVSAAWEAIAAVPRRTLGELFHADEGRVARFSDSLALPGDGGGTIRFDWSKTHLDDPLCARFEALAEAAGFAAMREKLFEAEIVNPTEGRAATHAAMRGSGNAAKAEEAEALLRRMAMLVEAVHEGALGEVRHLIHIGIGGSALGPALAVDALTRDGARVDVHVVSNIDGLALESAFAACDPAKTLVAVASKTFTTIETMTNAATALAWLADNGVSDPTGRVVALTASPEKAVEWGVDETRVLPFPETVGGRYSLWSSIGFPVALAIGMDGFRQMLAGAQAVDTHFLKAEGRDNLPLRAAFADLYYTRIRGCQTRAVFAYDERLSLLPDYLQQLEMESNGKRVTAEQEPVSGPTAPITWGGVGTDAQHAVFQLLHQGTHLVPVDFIASIAPGDALDPAHHRILLTNCFAQAAALMAGDKGTDPARHFPGDRPSATILCDDIDPATFGALIAFHEHRTFANAVLMGINPFDQFGVELGKRMAKEIDAGGGEFDPSTQALLDAAGLG; from the coding sequence ATGAGCGAGGCTGTTTCGGCGGCATGGGAAGCGATCGCGGCGGTGCCGCGGCGAACGCTGGGCGAACTGTTTCACGCCGACGAAGGGCGCGTCGCGCGCTTTTCGGACAGTCTGGCGCTGCCGGGCGACGGCGGCGGGACGATCCGCTTCGATTGGTCCAAGACCCATCTCGACGACCCGCTTTGCGCCCGTTTCGAAGCCCTCGCCGAAGCGGCCGGTTTCGCGGCGATGCGCGAGAAGCTGTTCGAAGCCGAGATCGTCAACCCGACCGAAGGGCGCGCGGCGACCCACGCCGCGATGCGCGGATCGGGCAATGCGGCCAAGGCGGAGGAGGCGGAGGCCTTGCTGCGCCGCATGGCCATGCTGGTCGAAGCCGTGCACGAAGGGGCGCTGGGCGAGGTCAGGCATCTCATCCATATCGGCATCGGCGGCAGCGCGCTGGGCCCCGCGCTGGCCGTCGATGCGTTGACCCGCGACGGGGCGCGGGTGGACGTTCATGTCGTTTCGAACATCGACGGCCTCGCGCTCGAAAGTGCCTTCGCCGCCTGCGATCCGGCGAAGACGCTGGTTGCCGTGGCGAGCAAGACCTTCACCACCATCGAAACGATGACCAATGCCGCAACCGCGCTGGCCTGGCTCGCCGACAACGGCGTATCCGATCCGACCGGCCGGGTCGTGGCGCTCACCGCCAGCCCGGAAAAGGCCGTGGAATGGGGCGTCGACGAAACGCGCGTGCTGCCTTTCCCCGAAACGGTGGGCGGGCGATACTCGCTGTGGTCCAGTATCGGGTTTCCCGTCGCGCTCGCCATCGGGATGGACGGCTTTCGGCAGATGCTGGCGGGGGCGCAGGCCGTCGACACGCATTTCCTGAAGGCCGAGGGGCGGGACAACCTGCCGCTGCGCGCGGCCTTCGCCGATCTGTACTATACCCGCATTCGCGGATGTCAGACGCGCGCGGTCTTCGCCTATGACGAGCGGCTGTCGCTGCTGCCCGACTATCTCCAGCAGCTGGAGATGGAATCGAACGGAAAGCGCGTCACTGCGGAGCAGGAACCGGTTTCGGGACCGACCGCGCCGATCACCTGGGGCGGCGTGGGCACCGATGCCCAGCACGCCGTGTTTCAGTTGCTCCACCAGGGCACGCATCTCGTCCCGGTCGACTTTATCGCCAGCATCGCGCCCGGCGACGCACTCGACCCGGCCCATCACCGCATTCTGCTGACGAACTGCTTCGCCCAGGCCGCCGCGCTGATGGCAGGGGACAAGGGGACCGACCCCGCGCGCCATTTTCCCGGCGACCGGCCGAGCGCGACGATCCTGTGCGACGATATCGATCCGGCGACATTCGGCGCGCTCATCGCCTTCCACGAGCATCGGACGTTCGCCAACGCCGTGCTGATGGGTATCAACCCGTTCGATCAGTTCGGCGTCGAACTGGGCAAGCGCATGGCGAAGGAGATCGATGCCGGCGGGGGCGAGTTCGATCCCAGCACCCAGGCGCTGCTGGACGCGGCGGGCCTGGGGTAG
- a CDS encoding glycerophosphoryl diester phosphodiesterase membrane domain-containing protein has translation MKGKVGIGGLLEETVSLIGDGIAFLAAFVVVVAGLTATSQIGGAVDPERIWGFGFALGDRTTAWGAAAAIVATVVQFVGGYLVIERLLELRDSLFATGTRIWAYVGLTILTTLGMMFGLLLLIVPGLILAVRWSAAPAYLIARGTGVFEAMRLSWDTTKGAGWSIFLAGLVLICAIGFLALVVGGMSEMLAGDFWLAAVAGSLIETAGTAAFLVFGVAVFLHVDDGEERIEQVFA, from the coding sequence GTGAAGGGAAAGGTCGGCATTGGCGGGCTGCTCGAGGAAACGGTCTCGTTGATCGGGGACGGGATCGCGTTCCTGGCGGCGTTCGTGGTCGTTGTGGCAGGGCTGACCGCAACGAGCCAGATCGGAGGCGCCGTCGATCCCGAGAGGATCTGGGGCTTTGGCTTCGCCCTCGGTGATCGTACCACGGCGTGGGGAGCTGCTGCCGCAATCGTGGCGACGGTGGTGCAATTCGTCGGCGGCTATCTGGTGATCGAGCGGCTTCTGGAACTTCGCGATAGCCTGTTTGCAACGGGAACGCGCATCTGGGCCTATGTCGGCCTCACGATCCTGACCACGCTGGGAATGATGTTCGGTCTCCTGCTGCTGATCGTGCCCGGCCTGATCCTTGCCGTTCGCTGGAGTGCGGCACCGGCCTATCTTATCGCCAGGGGAACAGGCGTATTCGAGGCGATGAGATTGAGCTGGGACACCACGAAGGGGGCAGGGTGGTCGATATTCCTTGCGGGCCTGGTTCTCATCTGCGCGATCGGTTTTCTGGCCCTCGTCGTTGGAGGCATGTCCGAAATGCTGGCCGGCGATTTCTGGTTGGCAGCGGTGGCGGGCAGCCTGATCGAAACGGCCGGGACGGCAGCCTTCCTGGTATTCGGCGTAGCGGTGTTCCTGCACGTCGATGACGGCGAGGAACGGATTGAGCAGGTTTTCGCCTGA
- the plsY gene encoding glycerol-3-phosphate 1-O-acyltransferase PlsY produces the protein MTVDILLAALLGYACGSIPFGLLLTRIAGLGDVRKIGSGNIGATNVLRAGNKGLAAATLLLDLAKGLVPVVLAARLFAAPADMPAAALGPVPVAAVFAVLGHCFPVWLGFRGGKGVATNAGVSFGLAWPIGLAYGAVWLGVLAVTRISSLAGMSAVCGAAIVAAVLGYIAYLPALALIAVLVLWLHRENIRRLAAGSEPKVGSGK, from the coding sequence TTGACAGTCGATATCCTGCTCGCCGCCCTGCTGGGCTATGCGTGCGGTTCGATTCCCTTCGGCTTGCTCCTGACGCGGATCGCCGGCCTCGGCGATGTCCGCAAGATCGGCAGCGGCAATATCGGCGCGACGAATGTCCTGCGCGCGGGCAACAAGGGGCTGGCCGCGGCGACATTGCTGCTCGACCTTGCCAAAGGCCTGGTTCCGGTGGTGCTCGCCGCCAGGCTCTTCGCCGCACCCGCGGACATGCCGGCGGCGGCATTGGGACCGGTTCCTGTGGCGGCCGTGTTTGCGGTCCTCGGGCATTGTTTTCCGGTCTGGCTCGGCTTTCGCGGCGGGAAAGGGGTGGCGACGAATGCGGGGGTCAGCTTCGGACTCGCATGGCCGATCGGGCTCGCATATGGGGCCGTCTGGCTCGGGGTTTTGGCTGTGACCCGGATCAGTTCGCTGGCGGGGATGTCCGCGGTCTGCGGGGCCGCGATCGTCGCGGCGGTATTGGGATACATAGCCTACCTGCCTGCTCTGGCCCTGATCGCGGTGCTTGTCCTCTGGCTCCATCGCGAGAATATCCGGCGGCTTGCCGCAGGCTCGGAACCGAAAGTCGGCTCCGGCAAGTGA